DNA sequence from the Nocardioides jiangxiensis genome:
TGCTGGATGTCGTTGTCCTCGACGATCTGCTGCATCTTCGCGACGTAGGCCTCACGGCCGCGGTCGACCGGTTCGTGCGCCACCAGCCGGATCGAGCGCCGTGCGGCGTCGCGCAGGAACATCTCCGCGCGGCCGTCGTAGGTGATCTCCGTGGCCCGCAGCTCCAGCGCCCGGCGGACGCGCGAGGCGAGCGAGACCAGGACGATCGCGGCGATGAAGCAGCCACCGATCTTCACGCCGTCGGGGCGCTCGCGGACGTTGTCGAAGAGCGTGTACGCCAGCACGAGGGCGATCACGCCATAGGCCACGGTCAGCTTGCGCTGGCCCGCCTTCCGGGCGGCGAGCATCACCGCGCACGCCGCCGACACCATGAGCACGAGTACGCCGGTGGCGTACGCGCCGCCCTGGGCGTCCACGTCGGCGTCGAAGATCCAGGTGATCAGGAAGCCGACGGCCGTCAGGATCACCACGAGCGGTCGGGTAGCGCCGGCCCACTCGGGGGACATGCCGTAGCGCGGCAGGTAGCGGGGGACGAGGTTCAGCATGCCGGCCATCGCGGACGCTCCGGCGAACCACAGGATCGCGATCGTCGAGGCGTCGTACGCCGTGCCGAAGGCGTCGCCGAGGTAGAGGTGGGCCAGGTAGGCCAGAGCGCGCCCGGACGCCTCTCCGCCGTCCTGGAACTTCTCGGCCGGGATCAGCAGGGTGGTCACCAGCGAGCTGGTGACCAGGTAGCCGCTCATCACCAGGGCAGCCGTGGTGAGCAGCTTCTTGGTGTTGCGGATCCGGGTCGCGGGCTTCGCTGCGTCGTCATCGGTGGCGCCGTCGACGTGGCTCATCACGGCGACGCCGGTCTCGAAGCCGGACATACCGAGGGCGAGCTTGGGGTAGACGAGCAGGGAGACGCCGACCATCGTCCAGATCGAGCCGTGCTCGGCGGTGAGGCCGGAGGTCCAGTCGGTCACCACGTGGCCGTGCGTGGCGATCCGCCACAGCCCGTATCCGATCACCACGGCGTTGAGCGCGAGGTAGGTGACCACGAGGGCCACCGCCACGCCGATCGCCTCCTTGAAGCCCTTCAGGAACACCGCGCCCAGCAGCGCCACGAGGAAGAGTGTGATCCACATCTGGCCCTCGTGAAGGAACGTCGGCACGTGGGGGTTCTCGACGACGTGGGCCGCCGCGTCGGCAGCGGAGAGGGTGATCGTGATGATGAAGTCGGTGAGCGCGAACCCGAGGAGCGCGAGCACGAAGAGCTTGCCGCGCCAGAACGGCAGCAGGCGCTCGAGCATCGCGATCGACCCCTGCCCGTGCGGGCTCTCCTCAGCGACGCGTCGGTAGATCGGCAGCGCGCCGAGCAGGGTGAGCAGCACGAGGACGACCGTCGCCATCGGGCTGAGCAGGCCTGCTGCCAGGAAGGCGATCCCGGGCTGGTAGCCGAGGGTCGAGAAGTAGTCGACCCCGGTCAGGCACATCACCTTCCACCAGGGGGAGGTCGACTCGTGGTGATCGGTGTCCGGGCGAGCAGGGACGGCGAGCTGCTGTGCGGTGAAGGTCACCTTTGCAGTCAAGGCCCGGACGACGCGGCCGTCGGCGGTCCTAACGCATCCCTAACGCCGCCCGCGTCACACTGGTCCGGTGATCCGACCAGGGAGCGTGAGCGTGAGACGTCGCCGCGGCGGCTGGCTGGTCGCCTGCGCCGCGCTGCCCGCGCTCACAGCGGGTCTGGTGCCGGTGCGTGGTCGGCTCGACCTCGCCGGAGACATGCTCGGGTTCCTGCTGGTGACCGTCGTCGTGGCGCTGGTCGGCGGGCTCTGGCCGGCGCTCGCCAC
Encoded proteins:
- a CDS encoding amino acid transporter — translated: MTFTAQQLAVPARPDTDHHESTSPWWKVMCLTGVDYFSTLGYQPGIAFLAAGLLSPMATVVLVLLTLLGALPIYRRVAEESPHGQGSIAMLERLLPFWRGKLFVLALLGFALTDFIITITLSAADAAAHVVENPHVPTFLHEGQMWITLFLVALLGAVFLKGFKEAIGVAVALVVTYLALNAVVIGYGLWRIATHGHVVTDWTSGLTAEHGSIWTMVGVSLLVYPKLALGMSGFETGVAVMSHVDGATDDDAAKPATRIRNTKKLLTTAALVMSGYLVTSSLVTTLLIPAEKFQDGGEASGRALAYLAHLYLGDAFGTAYDASTIAILWFAGASAMAGMLNLVPRYLPRYGMSPEWAGATRPLVVILTAVGFLITWIFDADVDAQGGAYATGVLVLMVSAACAVMLAARKAGQRKLTVAYGVIALVLAYTLFDNVRERPDGVKIGGCFIAAIVLVSLASRVRRALELRATEITYDGRAEMFLRDAARRSIRLVAHEPVDRGREAYVAKMQQIVEDNDIQHPGDIVFLEVTVKDYSDFESRIEVHGEALHDAFRVLTVEAATVPNALAAVLLDIRDRTGVRPHLYLEWTEGNPLVNLARFLLFGVGEVAPVTREVVRRAEPDPTRRPHVHAG